One window from the genome of Streptomyces cadmiisoli encodes:
- a CDS encoding bifunctional serine/threonine-protein kinase/ABC transporter substrate-binding protein: MSEPLLPSDPSRIAAFRLLRRLGAGGMGVVYLGRTDAGKLAAVKVIHADGAADDDFRTRFAREVDLARRVESPWVAPVLDADAEAREPWLATEFVPGPALAEAVTAHGPLPPRAARVLGGRLAEALAGVHAAGLVHREVKPGNVLLALDGPRLIDFGIARALDDTALTASGVVVGTPGFLAPEQARGEDATAASDVFALGCVLAYAMTGRPPFGTGEPHALLYRTVHDEPELDRVDAGSRSLVARCLAKEPEARPTVEEVSGGLTEDLLVSAGWLPDPVARMVAVRFSESLALPGIEPTVVDGGSEADGGDAGADEAAPSPRPARRRLLLAGGALLVAGGTATAVALAGRDDDPDISGGGRPTYVLGVHSTFDIAPAPQAQACERAAHLAVAQHNATPGRAYDLAVRVLRDPGSVAGAQDVARSFTADRNVVAVLGPVTEIAMRTAANIYGEAGLTHVSSTTGQQDYFLVSPKSSFQSGTSHTALGSAVVLHALLSKHAGRLGVVLNRSGGTAVQDQGSLIVSQWRQMLGGEVVPRVIAEDSADGPATVRSLLASGITAFAFLGHLGTTVGAAEQLAEAGFAGPRWMQHQLYGSDFPRRAGAAGDGWYVVTSAVDAAALTTRRAEDFTAAWRRRYRAAPEPYAVEAYDSVRMLLTEFARTVPAGAPRRPVRATLSERMAKAKYRGIARGYAFGRFHEYTSSGRGWSDGTFVHEVRDARFRQLGSLSDLERASQATG, encoded by the coding sequence ATGAGTGAACCGCTGCTGCCGTCCGACCCGTCGCGCATCGCGGCGTTCCGCCTGCTGCGCAGGCTGGGCGCGGGCGGCATGGGCGTGGTCTACCTGGGGCGCACCGACGCCGGAAAGCTTGCCGCGGTCAAGGTGATTCACGCCGACGGCGCGGCCGACGACGACTTCAGGACCCGCTTCGCACGCGAGGTGGATCTGGCCCGGCGGGTCGAGAGCCCCTGGGTCGCACCGGTCCTAGACGCGGACGCCGAGGCACGCGAACCGTGGCTCGCCACCGAGTTCGTCCCCGGTCCCGCGCTGGCCGAGGCGGTCACCGCGCACGGACCGCTGCCGCCGCGCGCCGCCCGCGTGCTCGGAGGCCGGCTGGCCGAGGCGCTGGCGGGCGTGCACGCGGCCGGCCTGGTCCACCGTGAGGTCAAACCGGGCAACGTCCTGCTGGCCCTGGACGGACCCCGCCTGATCGACTTCGGCATCGCACGGGCCCTGGACGACACGGCGCTGACCGCGTCGGGCGTCGTCGTCGGCACCCCAGGATTCCTCGCCCCGGAACAGGCGCGGGGCGAGGACGCCACGGCCGCGAGCGACGTCTTCGCGCTGGGCTGCGTCCTGGCGTACGCGATGACCGGCCGCCCGCCCTTCGGCACGGGTGAACCGCACGCGCTGCTGTACCGCACCGTCCACGACGAACCCGAACTCGACCGGGTGGACGCCGGATCGCGGTCCCTGGTGGCCCGCTGCCTCGCCAAGGAGCCGGAGGCGCGTCCCACGGTCGAGGAGGTGAGCGGCGGCCTCACCGAGGACCTCCTCGTCTCGGCGGGCTGGCTCCCCGACCCGGTGGCACGGATGGTGGCCGTGCGCTTCAGCGAGAGCCTCGCCCTGCCCGGTATCGAACCGACGGTCGTGGACGGAGGCTCCGAGGCCGACGGCGGGGACGCGGGCGCGGACGAGGCGGCCCCTTCTCCCCGCCCGGCACGGCGTCGGCTGCTGCTCGCCGGCGGGGCGCTGCTGGTCGCGGGCGGTACGGCCACCGCCGTCGCCCTCGCCGGCCGCGACGACGACCCGGACATCTCAGGCGGCGGACGCCCCACGTACGTCCTCGGCGTCCACTCCACCTTCGACATCGCCCCCGCCCCGCAGGCCCAGGCCTGCGAACGTGCGGCACACCTCGCCGTGGCCCAGCACAATGCCACCCCGGGCCGTGCCTACGACCTCGCCGTACGCGTTCTACGGGACCCGGGCTCGGTCGCCGGCGCTCAGGACGTGGCCCGCAGCTTCACGGCCGACCGCAACGTCGTCGCCGTCCTCGGACCGGTCACCGAGATCGCGATGCGCACCGCGGCGAACATCTACGGCGAGGCCGGACTCACCCACGTGTCCAGTACCACGGGCCAGCAGGACTACTTCCTCGTGTCGCCCAAGTCGTCCTTCCAGAGCGGCACATCACACACCGCGCTCGGCAGTGCGGTCGTGCTCCACGCCCTGCTGAGCAAACACGCAGGACGTCTCGGAGTGGTGCTCAACCGCTCGGGCGGCACGGCGGTCCAGGACCAGGGTTCCCTGATCGTCAGCCAGTGGCGTCAGATGCTCGGCGGCGAGGTCGTGCCCCGTGTCATCGCCGAGGACAGCGCCGACGGCCCTGCAACGGTCCGCTCGCTGCTCGCCTCCGGCATCACGGCCTTCGCCTTTCTTGGACACCTGGGCACCACCGTGGGCGCGGCCGAGCAACTGGCCGAAGCCGGTTTCGCCGGGCCCCGCTGGATGCAGCACCAGTTGTACGGCTCGGACTTCCCCCGCCGCGCGGGCGCCGCAGGCGACGGGTGGTACGTCGTCACCTCGGCCGTGGACGCCGCCGCGCTGACGACGAGGAGAGCCGAGGACTTCACCGCGGCATGGCGCCGCCGCTACCGCGCGGCGCCCGAGCCGTACGCCGTCGAGGCGTACGACTCGGTGCGGATGTTGCTCACCGAGTTCGCCCGCACGGTTCCGGCCGGGGCGCCCCGCCGCCCGGTACGCGCCACGCTCAGCGAGCGGATGGCGAAGGCCAAGTACCGGGGCATCGCCCGGGGCTACGCTTTCGGCAGATTCCACGAGTACACCAGCAGCGGCCGAGGCTGGTCGGACGGCACCTTCGTCCACGAGGTCCGCGACGCGCGGTTCCGGCAACTGGGGTCGCTGTCCGACCTGGAGCGCGCCTCGCAGGCCACCGGGTAG
- a CDS encoding DUF1707 SHOCT-like domain-containing protein codes for MTSLPEDSSSLISEDDRDTAVQRVQEAYAEGHVSHEEMDERLHQVLTAKTHSDLVPALASLPEKNAGTTSTIAAAGGRIKRQGAWRVPRVLKVASAYGRVHLDLSRAVIEHQVVDVDLQLGTGRAKITVPRDAIVDFEDLHTGWKDTRYKPPRRTASGGPTIRISGTMGFGRLKIRHARR; via the coding sequence GTGACCTCTCTGCCGGAAGACTCTTCTTCGCTGATCAGCGAAGACGACCGCGACACGGCCGTGCAGCGCGTGCAGGAGGCGTACGCCGAAGGGCATGTGTCACACGAGGAGATGGACGAACGTCTCCACCAGGTCCTCACTGCCAAGACTCACAGCGATCTCGTGCCGGCTCTGGCTTCGCTCCCGGAGAAGAATGCCGGCACCACGTCGACGATTGCCGCCGCCGGCGGACGGATCAAGCGTCAGGGCGCATGGCGGGTACCTCGCGTCCTCAAGGTCGCGTCCGCATACGGAAGGGTGCACCTCGACCTGTCCCGAGCGGTCATCGAGCATCAGGTAGTCGACGTCGATCTCCAACTCGGCACCGGCAGGGCGAAGATCACGGTGCCTCGCGACGCGATCGTCGATTTCGAGGATCTGCACACCGGGTGGAAAGACACCCGCTACAAGCCCCCACGGCGTACGGCGTCCGGCGGGCCGACGATCCGGATCTCGGGGACCATGGGGTTCGGACGGTTGAAGATCCGCCACGCACGGCGCTGA
- a CDS encoding VOC family protein — translation MKIHLTSVFVDDQAKALHFYTEILGFVKKHDVPVGDEDRWLTVVSPEDPAGTELLLEPAKHPAARTYRDALVQDGIPLVQFAVDDVNGEYERLNGLGVRFIQEPLAMGPVTTAVFDDTCGNLIQIATQPQ, via the coding sequence GTGAAGATCCATCTGACCAGTGTCTTCGTCGACGACCAGGCCAAGGCGCTGCACTTCTACACGGAGATCCTCGGCTTCGTGAAGAAGCACGACGTTCCCGTGGGCGACGAGGACCGGTGGCTGACCGTCGTCTCGCCCGAGGATCCCGCCGGTACCGAACTCCTCCTGGAGCCCGCCAAGCACCCGGCCGCCAGGACCTACCGTGACGCACTCGTCCAGGACGGCATCCCGCTCGTCCAGTTCGCCGTCGATGACGTCAACGGCGAGTACGAGCGCCTCAACGGTCTCGGCGTCCGCTTCATCCAGGAACCCCTCGCGATGGGCCCCGTCACCACCGCCGTCTTCGACGACACCTGCGGCAATCTGATCCAGATCGCGACTCAGCCGCAGTAG
- a CDS encoding LacI family DNA-binding transcriptional regulator, translated as MLNAPHRVRPATRERVEQVVAELGYHPNRVARSLRASSPGMVGYRIHPVSTESVAAIHDRFLHALVEAGQAGNHHVMLFTAADTDDEGDRCVALCRTGAVSGVVLYDIAPQDSRPDRLLAAKVPFIAFGRTAVGTDRYSWVDIDNSAGTEAAVDHLVAAGHQRIGFLGWPEGSSVGDARARGWLAAMDRHGLLARSHRLDVRGPDSMSAGTRLMAELLSRPEPPSAVVAATDTLAVGALHALRDSGLRAGHDVAVTGFDDTAAATALGLSSVRQPIEEVGRLIMAALLGVTTGRADVEPFHRVLEPELVVRTSS; from the coding sequence GTGCTGAACGCGCCCCATCGCGTACGTCCTGCAACCCGGGAGCGGGTGGAGCAGGTCGTTGCCGAACTGGGCTACCACCCGAACAGGGTGGCCCGTTCGCTACGGGCAAGTTCCCCGGGGATGGTCGGATATCGGATCCACCCGGTGTCCACCGAGTCCGTGGCCGCCATCCACGACCGTTTCCTCCACGCTCTCGTCGAGGCCGGCCAGGCCGGGAATCACCACGTGATGCTGTTCACCGCGGCGGACACGGACGATGAAGGCGACCGTTGCGTGGCACTGTGTCGCACCGGTGCTGTCAGCGGTGTAGTGCTGTACGACATCGCGCCGCAGGACAGCCGCCCGGATCGGCTTCTTGCCGCCAAGGTTCCCTTTATCGCTTTTGGGCGCACCGCTGTGGGAACGGATCGCTACAGCTGGGTCGACATCGACAACAGTGCCGGTACGGAAGCCGCTGTGGACCACTTGGTGGCGGCGGGCCACCAGCGGATCGGGTTTCTCGGCTGGCCCGAGGGGTCGAGCGTCGGCGACGCCCGCGCGCGTGGCTGGCTCGCTGCCATGGACCGGCACGGCCTGCTGGCGCGAAGCCACCGGCTGGACGTGCGGGGGCCGGACTCGATGTCGGCGGGGACGCGCCTCATGGCGGAGCTGCTGAGCCGTCCTGAGCCGCCGTCCGCGGTCGTGGCGGCGACGGACACGCTGGCGGTCGGCGCATTGCACGCCCTGCGGGACAGTGGGCTGCGGGCGGGCCACGATGTCGCCGTGACGGGTTTCGACGACACGGCGGCGGCGACCGCGCTGGGACTGTCCAGCGTGCGGCAGCCGATCGAGGAGGTGGGCCGCTTGATCATGGCCGCACTCCTTGGCGTGACCACCGGCCGAGCCGATGTGGAGCCCTTTCATCGCGTCCTGGAGCCGGAGCTGGTGGTCCGGACCAGCAGCTAG
- a CDS encoding glycoside hydrolase family 65 protein: MNPGEATGPDPWVLSTDDSAPVAGGGDHPLAALTGYHPTFTGNGYLAARVPAAGNGFAEIPVRTQFHVVGLYTGQAGEWSRKAGLPAWSTLDVGDDSGTFNGAFAPGAGIRGGEQFVGGQESVDGDWASLGSAAPATTAHGITRYRQSLDLRTGVITTTARWTSPAGRVMDVRYELLTDRSRPHVAAVTVTVRPHWDGRLEVTDALDGRASIRVHNTRTGTAKGRIWLTTAAEGSGVPAALVSLLRSSTAHPYAESEGDGSVENRVVTNVVAGGAYTFTKYVGIATGHDSEQPLALAHAAAEEAAAAGYTRLTEDNSRSWRREWEGDVVVHGDVRLQRHVRAAKFYLLTSVRDGSPWSPSPAGLSSDGYNGHVFWDTETWIWPSLLAQHPHIAGSVLDYRVQRLDAARDYAAESGQEGARFPWESGLHGGEDTPAWAPFGRYEQHITSDVALAFWQYWLATGDEQWLSDKGWPVLRAVADFWATRATAGADGSHHINGVIPPDEYADEPNDDSAYTNVAARASLRFATEAAALLGEPSDPRWEVVAAGLVVPFDERRGIHPEFTGYAGQLIKQADVVMLAYPWENPQSDEVSRADLTYYGARTDDNGPSMTDSVHAVVHAHLGDTKAAFRHTKRSVEPFLRAPFDQFAEGRTGGAFTFLTGHGGFLQVFLYGYSGLRWRPDRVELAPILPRELDGITLKGLRWRGRTFDVDIRQDTTTIRLRAGDPIPVASCGHQYLVPSGGEISVPTRPPTPPQ; encoded by the coding sequence ATGAACCCTGGCGAGGCAACCGGCCCCGACCCGTGGGTGCTGTCCACCGACGACTCCGCCCCGGTTGCCGGCGGTGGGGACCACCCGTTGGCGGCGCTCACCGGCTACCACCCCACGTTCACCGGTAACGGCTATCTCGCCGCCCGGGTCCCCGCTGCCGGAAACGGATTCGCCGAGATCCCGGTGCGTACCCAGTTCCACGTGGTCGGTCTCTACACCGGGCAGGCGGGGGAGTGGTCGCGCAAGGCCGGCCTTCCGGCGTGGTCCACTCTCGACGTCGGCGACGACAGCGGAACATTCAACGGTGCCTTCGCCCCGGGAGCCGGGATCCGCGGCGGCGAGCAATTCGTCGGAGGCCAGGAGTCGGTGGACGGGGACTGGGCCTCGCTCGGCAGCGCGGCCCCGGCCACCACAGCTCACGGCATCACCCGCTACCGGCAATCGCTCGACCTGCGCACCGGTGTGATCACCACCACCGCACGCTGGACCTCGCCGGCCGGGCGAGTCATGGATGTGCGCTACGAGTTGCTCACCGACCGATCCAGGCCGCACGTCGCTGCCGTGACCGTGACCGTGCGGCCGCACTGGGACGGGCGGCTCGAAGTGACAGACGCACTCGACGGCCGGGCCTCCATCCGCGTGCACAACACCCGGACCGGGACGGCGAAGGGCCGGATCTGGCTGACGACGGCAGCGGAGGGCAGCGGTGTCCCGGCAGCCCTGGTGTCCCTGCTGCGGAGCTCGACTGCCCACCCGTACGCGGAGTCCGAAGGCGACGGGTCGGTCGAAAACCGCGTGGTGACGAACGTGGTAGCGGGCGGCGCGTACACCTTCACCAAGTACGTGGGCATCGCCACCGGGCACGACTCGGAACAACCTCTCGCCCTCGCGCATGCCGCCGCCGAGGAAGCGGCAGCCGCCGGATACACGCGGCTCACGGAGGACAACTCCCGGTCATGGCGGCGTGAATGGGAAGGCGACGTCGTCGTGCACGGCGACGTACGGCTGCAACGGCATGTGCGGGCAGCGAAGTTCTACCTGCTCACGAGCGTGCGCGATGGCTCCCCGTGGTCGCCGTCCCCGGCCGGGCTCTCGAGCGACGGTTACAACGGCCATGTCTTCTGGGACACCGAGACCTGGATCTGGCCCAGCCTGCTGGCCCAGCACCCGCACATCGCCGGCAGTGTGCTCGACTACCGGGTCCAGCGGCTGGACGCGGCCCGCGACTACGCCGCCGAAAGCGGCCAGGAGGGTGCGCGGTTCCCCTGGGAGAGCGGCCTGCACGGCGGCGAGGACACGCCGGCATGGGCCCCCTTCGGCCGCTACGAGCAGCACATCACCTCAGATGTCGCCCTCGCCTTCTGGCAGTACTGGCTCGCCACCGGCGACGAGCAGTGGCTGTCGGACAAAGGCTGGCCGGTGTTGCGCGCTGTGGCGGACTTCTGGGCGACCCGCGCGACGGCCGGAGCGGACGGCTCCCACCACATCAACGGCGTGATCCCGCCGGACGAGTACGCCGACGAACCGAACGACGACTCCGCCTACACCAATGTGGCCGCCCGGGCCTCGCTGCGCTTCGCCACCGAAGCGGCCGCGTTGCTCGGAGAACCGTCCGACCCGCGGTGGGAGGTGGTCGCCGCCGGACTCGTCGTTCCCTTCGACGAGCGGCGCGGCATCCACCCGGAGTTCACCGGATACGCCGGGCAGCTGATCAAGCAGGCCGACGTCGTGATGCTGGCCTACCCCTGGGAAAACCCGCAGTCCGACGAGGTCAGTCGGGCCGACCTGACCTACTACGGTGCACGCACCGACGACAATGGACCGTCGATGACGGACTCGGTCCACGCTGTCGTGCACGCTCATCTCGGCGACACGAAGGCGGCGTTCCGGCACACCAAGCGCAGCGTCGAGCCCTTCCTTCGGGCCCCGTTCGACCAGTTCGCCGAGGGCCGCACCGGAGGTGCGTTCACCTTTCTGACGGGTCACGGAGGATTCCTTCAGGTGTTCCTCTACGGCTACTCGGGGCTGCGGTGGCGCCCGGACCGGGTCGAGTTGGCGCCGATCCTGCCCCGGGAATTGGACGGCATCACGCTGAAGGGGCTGCGGTGGCGAGGGCGGACCTTCGATGTCGACATTCGCCAGGACACGACAACGATCCGGCTGCGAGCGGGCGACCCGATACCGGTCGCTTCCTGCGGGCACCAGTACCTTGTGCCGAGTGGCGGTGAGATCTCCGTACCCACCCGTCCTCCCACCCCGCCCCAGTAG
- a CDS encoding carbohydrate ABC transporter permease — MSTRTNEATIAGRFRTGFPARRIGILAIVVYCLAPFYWMVVSSLRRPSDQFSNSLLPTTISFENYAAAFDARNGFARALLNSLVVAGATTALTLLVAIFAGYALARLDFRGKTLILTMIIAASMFPPITLVVPMLRLFTDAGWINTYQAMIVPSMSFALPLAVWNLTAFFRQMPAELEKAAQVDGCTAAQAFRKVVIPLAAPGIFTTAILVFICAWNEFLIAASVVNDRQMMTANVIVSLFTGQYKYDQPFGTQMAAGVVVTLPLVAAVLFFQRRIVDGLTAGGLK, encoded by the coding sequence ATGAGTACGCGCACGAACGAGGCCACGATCGCGGGCCGTTTCCGCACCGGGTTCCCGGCTCGCCGGATCGGCATCCTCGCCATCGTCGTCTACTGCCTGGCGCCCTTCTACTGGATGGTGGTCTCGAGCCTGCGCAGACCCTCGGACCAGTTCTCCAACTCCCTGCTGCCGACGACGATCTCGTTCGAGAACTACGCTGCGGCCTTCGACGCGCGGAACGGATTCGCCCGCGCACTGCTCAACAGCCTCGTTGTCGCCGGGGCCACCACCGCGCTCACGCTACTGGTCGCGATCTTCGCAGGATATGCGCTCGCGCGGCTCGACTTCCGTGGCAAGACCCTGATCCTCACGATGATCATCGCCGCGTCCATGTTCCCGCCGATCACGCTGGTCGTGCCGATGCTCCGGCTGTTCACCGACGCGGGCTGGATCAACACGTACCAGGCGATGATCGTGCCCAGTATGAGCTTCGCACTGCCGTTGGCCGTGTGGAACCTCACCGCGTTCTTCCGGCAGATGCCGGCCGAACTGGAGAAGGCGGCGCAGGTCGACGGCTGCACAGCCGCGCAGGCCTTCCGCAAGGTCGTGATCCCCCTCGCCGCACCCGGCATCTTCACCACGGCGATCCTTGTCTTCATCTGCGCCTGGAACGAATTCCTCATCGCGGCCAGCGTCGTGAACGACCGGCAGATGATGACGGCGAACGTCATCGTCTCCCTCTTCACCGGCCAGTACAAATACGACCAGCCGTTCGGTACACAGATGGCGGCCGGTGTCGTCGTCACGCTGCCCCTGGTCGCAGCGGTGCTGTTCTTCCAGCGCCGAATCGTCGACGGACTGACTGCGGGAGGATTGAAATAG
- a CDS encoding ABC transporter substrate-binding protein, protein MVASVALLTSALAGCGDDSSEPSAGGPAQFSGRGPITLATGKDTTGTIQGQLGRWNREHPDEKVTLVELPESADQQRQQFIQNAQTESDAYTVLNLDPIWVAEFAASQWIDALPAKEFPLDKMLPAVVKTGEYFGKQYAIPFNTNAGLLFYRKDLLDKAGVQPPTTWDEMKDACAKVAKLPEGKSVDCYAGQFAKYEGLTVNFAEAVASAGGTIVDAEGNATVNTDAAGKGLQFLADGFKDGTFPEESATYQEEDGRRAFQAGNLLFHRQWPYQWALANAEDGSSKVAGKFGVAPLPGLDGPGKSSLGGLDLAVSKFAKNKATALDFIKFFSNEANARTNLKVNSSAPPYAGLYDDPALRRQFPYLATLKESLNTAVPRPVVVRYGDATAAIQESAAAAQSGSKSVGAALADMQRNLSAAIAEKK, encoded by the coding sequence ATGGTGGCGTCCGTCGCCTTGCTCACTTCCGCCCTCGCCGGGTGCGGAGACGACTCCTCCGAGCCGTCAGCCGGTGGCCCTGCGCAGTTCTCCGGGCGCGGCCCGATCACCCTGGCCACCGGCAAGGACACGACCGGCACCATCCAGGGCCAGCTCGGCCGGTGGAACCGTGAGCATCCCGACGAGAAGGTCACCCTGGTCGAGCTGCCCGAGAGTGCGGACCAGCAGCGCCAGCAGTTCATCCAGAACGCACAGACCGAGTCGGACGCCTACACGGTGCTCAACCTGGACCCCATCTGGGTCGCCGAGTTCGCGGCCAGCCAGTGGATCGACGCACTGCCCGCCAAGGAGTTCCCGCTCGACAAGATGCTCCCGGCTGTCGTCAAGACCGGCGAGTACTTCGGCAAGCAGTACGCCATTCCGTTCAACACGAACGCGGGCCTCCTCTTCTACCGCAAGGACCTGCTGGACAAGGCGGGAGTGCAGCCGCCCACCACGTGGGACGAGATGAAGGACGCCTGCGCCAAGGTCGCCAAGCTGCCCGAGGGCAAGAGCGTCGACTGCTACGCGGGCCAGTTCGCCAAGTACGAAGGCCTGACCGTCAACTTCGCCGAGGCCGTGGCGTCGGCGGGCGGCACCATCGTCGACGCGGAGGGCAACGCGACCGTCAACACCGACGCAGCCGGCAAGGGCCTGCAGTTCCTGGCCGACGGTTTCAAGGACGGCACCTTCCCCGAGGAGTCCGCGACCTACCAGGAGGAGGACGGCCGCCGCGCCTTCCAGGCCGGAAACCTGCTCTTCCACCGGCAGTGGCCGTATCAGTGGGCACTGGCCAACGCCGAGGACGGCTCCAGCAAGGTCGCCGGCAAATTCGGGGTGGCGCCCCTGCCGGGGCTGGACGGCCCCGGCAAGTCCTCCCTCGGCGGACTCGACCTGGCGGTGAGCAAGTTCGCCAAGAACAAGGCCACAGCACTCGACTTCATCAAGTTCTTCTCCAACGAAGCCAACGCCCGCACGAACCTGAAGGTCAACTCGTCCGCCCCGCCGTATGCCGGACTGTACGACGACCCGGCCCTGCGCCGTCAGTTCCCCTACCTGGCGACCCTCAAGGAGTCCCTGAACACCGCCGTGCCGCGGCCCGTGGTCGTACGGTACGGCGACGCCACGGCCGCCATCCAGGAGAGCGCAGCTGCCGCGCAGAGCGGATCGAAGTCCGTCGGTGCCGCACTTGCCGACATGCAGCGCAATCTGTCGGCGGCGATAGCCGAGAAGAAGTAG
- a CDS encoding ArsR/SmtB family transcription factor produces the protein MADDLFKALADPTRRTILDELTEKSGQTLFEICSRLSMKHQLAISRQGVSQHLAVLEAAGLVETRREGRYKFHDLNTAPLRQIAERWLVTDTTGPEKSTP, from the coding sequence GTGGCCGACGACCTCTTCAAAGCCTTGGCCGATCCGACCCGCCGCACCATCCTCGACGAACTCACCGAGAAGTCCGGACAGACGCTGTTCGAGATCTGCTCGCGGCTGAGCATGAAGCATCAGCTCGCGATCTCTCGCCAGGGGGTCTCCCAGCACCTCGCCGTGCTGGAGGCCGCCGGGCTCGTCGAGACCAGGCGGGAAGGCCGCTACAAGTTCCACGACCTCAATACGGCCCCGCTGCGGCAGATCGCCGAGCGATGGCTCGTGACCGATACGACCGGACCCGAAAAGAGCACCCCGTGA
- a CDS encoding carbohydrate ABC transporter permease, which produces MSLLTRARPGHTASRPPRASRRAGTGRLAGVLLSPTLIVLGLVVGYPVLAAFRLSFIVSSESIDPQTGFKVTATSYGLDNFEAVFTGDRFLRPWWNTTSFALASVAIEVLIGVAMALVMHQAFRGRALVRAAILVPWAIPTAISGLLWKWIFNSQGVANELLGANVLWSSEGFQAWLSVVIADTWKTAPFVGLLVLAGLQLIPGELYEAAKVDGAPPWYGFWHITLPLVRPALVVAVLFRLLDVLRMFDLPYLLVGPRKHSVETLSMIAFEEMSNLRFGTAAAYATVLFLYIAVVAFSFVKLFGADLIGRGTRSPQ; this is translated from the coding sequence GTGTCTCTCCTCACCCGGGCGAGGCCCGGCCACACCGCGTCCCGGCCCCCGCGCGCCTCGCGCAGGGCCGGGACCGGAAGGCTGGCCGGTGTCCTGCTCTCACCCACTCTGATCGTGCTCGGCCTGGTCGTCGGCTATCCGGTGCTCGCGGCTTTCCGGCTGTCGTTCATCGTCTCGAGCGAGTCCATCGACCCGCAGACCGGCTTCAAGGTGACAGCCACCTCCTACGGTCTGGACAACTTCGAAGCCGTGTTCACCGGGGACCGCTTCTTGCGCCCCTGGTGGAACACCACCTCCTTCGCGCTCGCTTCGGTCGCCATCGAGGTGTTGATCGGCGTCGCCATGGCGCTGGTGATGCACCAGGCATTCAGGGGGAGGGCGTTGGTTCGTGCCGCGATCCTGGTCCCGTGGGCCATCCCCACGGCCATCTCGGGCCTGCTCTGGAAGTGGATCTTCAACAGCCAGGGCGTCGCCAACGAGCTGCTGGGCGCCAACGTGTTGTGGAGCAGCGAGGGCTTCCAGGCCTGGCTGTCCGTGGTGATCGCCGACACCTGGAAGACGGCGCCGTTCGTCGGGCTTCTCGTCCTCGCAGGGCTCCAGCTCATTCCAGGAGAGCTGTACGAGGCGGCCAAGGTGGACGGGGCCCCGCCCTGGTACGGCTTCTGGCATATCACGCTGCCGCTGGTCCGTCCGGCGCTGGTGGTGGCGGTGTTGTTCCGGCTCTTGGACGTCCTGCGCATGTTCGACCTGCCGTATCTCCTCGTCGGCCCGCGAAAGCACTCCGTCGAGACACTGTCGATGATCGCCTTCGAAGAGATGAGCAACCTTCGGTTCGGCACAGCGGCCGCCTACGCCACGGTGCTGTTCCTCTATATCGCGGTGGTCGCCTTCTCGTTCGTCAAGCTGTTCGGCGCCGACCTGATCGGCCGCGGCACGAGGAGTCCGCAATGA
- a CDS encoding ABC transporter substrate-binding protein: MRGEGDPRRARFLAEAEGWMVGTACTDAAADPRTEAFAVAHRARYGTAPAPWAVEAYDAVRFAAYGLTSVGADGRAALRSELLRRPWQGITRKVAFNAGGQFFGPAEDIGAFLYRVTDGKARSVARADDIGKAA, from the coding sequence GTGCGCGGTGAAGGTGATCCGCGCCGAGCACGCTTCCTCGCCGAGGCGGAGGGCTGGATGGTCGGTACCGCGTGCACCGACGCCGCCGCCGATCCCCGCACCGAGGCGTTCGCCGTCGCTCACCGCGCCCGCTACGGCACCGCACCGGCGCCCTGGGCGGTCGAGGCCTACGACGCCGTCAGGTTCGCCGCGTACGGCCTGACCTCCGTCGGCGCCGACGGGCGCGCCGCCCTCCGCTCGGAACTCCTGCGCCGCCCCTGGCAGGGCATCACGCGCAAGGTCGCCTTCAACGCGGGAGGCCAGTTCTTCGGACCCGCCGAGGACATCGGCGCGTTCCTGTACCGCGTGACGGACGGCAAGGCCCGCTCCGTCGCCCGCGCCGACGACATCGGCAAGGCGGCCTGA